The sequence AGCTCTCGATCAACGGCCAGAAGGGCATCAACAACAACGTCATGATCGACGGCGCCGACTTCAACAACCCGTTCTTCGGTGAGCAGCGCGGCGGCCAGCGGCCGGCGTTCACCTTCAACCAGGACGCGGTCAAGGAGATTCTGGTGGTGCCGGACGGCGCCTCAGCCGAGTTCGGCCGTTCCTCGGGCGGCTTCATCAGTGTCGTCACCAAATCCGGTACCAACGACTTCAAGGGCAGCGCCCACTTCTTCTATCAGGACGACAGCCTGTCCGAAGATCCGCAACTCCGGGGCGGTGGCACCGATCCCTTCGACTTCGAGCGCGCCCAGGTCGGCTTCACTCTGGGCGGACCGGTCAGGTCCGATCGGACGTTCTTCTTTCTGGCCGCAGACAAGCAGACCAAGGACGAGACCAAGCAGGTCGACCCGGGCCGAATCGACCCCGAGGTCGTGCAGTTCCTGGCCGATCAGGGGCTTCCCAACGAGAACGCCCCGATCGACCGCACCAACGACGGCGATGCTTACCTCGCCAAGGTCGACTTCCAGGCCTCGGACCGGAATCTACTGACCCTGCGCTGGGCCTATCACTACTCGCGGCAGGAGAACGGCACCTTCGACGTGCCCTCCTGGGGCGTGAGCTCGAATGCCACCGAGCTCGACTACGCCCACGGCTACACCGGCTCGTTCATCAGCACGATTTCGGATACAATGCTCAACGAAGTCCGCGTCCAGTACGCCAAGGAGTGGCGGCCGCGGCCCTACGAGGGTCCGAACATCCCGGGTCAGGACCGGCCCTTCCCGGACACCGCCTTCCACTGCGGTGGCGGCTACCGCCTCGGCGTGCCGTTCTTTATTCCGG is a genomic window of bacterium containing:
- a CDS encoding TonB-dependent receptor — its product is MFAFVTPGAWAQSQATTGVIEGSVRNADGDMLPGVTVTLTNTDTNFTKVLVTDANGRFRGQLLPLGPYKVTADLEGLGTFVQEGLNLSLGQTMNLPIQLGLTETREEILVTSEAPLIESTRTPSQIRIDDMAVDGLPNNGRNFLEFTKLTPGVTVVQGPDGDELSINGQKGINNNVMIDGADFNNPFFGEQRGGQRPAFTFNQDAVKEILVVPDGASAEFGRSSGGFISVVTKSGTNDFKGSAHFFYQDDSLSEDPQLRGGGTDPFDFERAQVGFTLGGPVRSDRTFFFLAADKQTKDETKQVDPGRIDPEVVQFLADQGLPNENAPIDRTNDGDAYLAKVDFQASDRNLLTLRWAYHYSRQENGTFDVPSWGVSSNATELDYAHGYTGSFISTISDTMLNEVRVQYAKEWRPRPYEGPNIPGQDRPFPDTAFHCGGGYRLGVPFFIP